The proteins below come from a single Sorghum bicolor cultivar BTx623 chromosome 4, Sorghum_bicolor_NCBIv3, whole genome shotgun sequence genomic window:
- the LOC110434400 gene encoding uncharacterized protein LOC110434400 isoform X1 yields MEVDNSHGTLINKSEENDFEKKGTSDPVVYQLVRVEGDGTLVPATEDDVLQFEHFLHNDEKVDLPSIEDVGHVEEFFNNDCMLLKKPDLEDGSSKLETVEVHTQKLGADLEENRLQSLDDSLSPPSECRVIHSQHSDKLLTEQGDNVTRQDNASTETTKSTVLNESCSAEKDKADACSRPVCDTSTDPSVSGVNSSMPDFSILRGEVCLDDLTIRELQEAFRATFGRQTTVKDKIWLKRRITMGLTNSYDVPSSGCVVKDYKIVGKDAKKDISDMDERSKIGLRATSLVIYPGNDGDSPSSSYYQSEDQQDSSKRVERVQIHNDEPQGNLLGKQCTNKRTRKPTKRYIEELSDIETHDSTVKISSPAKRPAHDEVLMKPRVAPFNEADSLGTIYPTRKDTLGGFSVHVPYVSRMRRGRPRKDFISFADKEPSVEPKGIQTAVEVILEKDGDKGNHLRKAPEVPVKVSSEKGHIEAVDSEGVRNLQAKLYSAVAKPKINRGLTRKHHRAWTLCEVVKLVDGVARFGAGKWSEIRKLSFASYSYRTSVDLKDKWRNLIRATKTQLPAQKDQGACPRKINPSIIPIPPSILLRVKELNELQSQGGGFTAPVKFSGQDRKVLQGKGSGFL; encoded by the exons ATGGAAGTTGACAACTCACATGGCACTCTAATTAATAAAAGTGAAGAGAATGACTTTGAAAAGAAAGGCACTTCTGATCCTGTGGTTTATCAGCTAGTTCGG GTTGAAGGTGATGGAACACTTGTTCCTGCTACAGAGGATGATGTTTTGCAGTTTGAACATTTCCTTCataatgatgagaaggttgaTCTTCCTTCTATTGAAGATGTAGGCCATGTGGAAGAGTTTTTCAACAATGACTGCATGTTACTGAAGAAGCCTGACTTGGAAG ATGGATCTTCCAAATTGGAGACTGTAGAAGTACACACACAAAAATTGGGTGCCGACTTAGAG GAAAACAGATTACAGTCATTGGATGATTCCCTTAGTCCTCCCTCAGAGTGTAGAGTTATTCATAGTCAGCATTCAGATAAATTGCTTACAGAACAAGGGGACAATGTGACTCGACAGGACAATGCTTCAACTGAGACTACAAAATCAACAGTGTTAAATGAATCTTGCAGTGCTGAAAAAGACAAGGCTGATGCCTGCTCAAGACCTGTGTGCGACACATCTACGGATCCATCTGTTTCTGGAGTTAATAGTTCCATGCCTGATTTTTCCATATTAAGAGGAGAAGTCTGTTTGGATGATCTTACTATTAGAGAACTTCAGGAGGCATTTAGAGCCACGTTTGGCCGGCAGACTACTGTCAAAGACAAGATATGGCTCAAAAGACGGATTACAATGGGCTTGACTAATTCATACGATGTTCCTAGTTCAGGTTGTGTAGTTAAAGACTACAAAATTGTTGGCAAGGATGCCAAAAAAGACATATCAGACATGGATGAAAGATCTAAGATTGGGCTTAGAGCTACTTCTCTAGTTATATATCCAGGAAACGATGGGGACTCGCCGTCTAGCTCTTACTATCAGAGTGAGGACCAGCAAGATTCTTCCAAGAGAGTTGAAAGAGTACAAATCCATAATGATGAACCACAAGGAAATCTGCTAGGCAAGCAATGCACTAACAAGCGAACTAGAAAGCCAACAAAAAGATACATAGAGGAGCTATCAGACATTGAGACTCATGACTCCACTGTAAAAATCTCTTCACCAGCAAAAAGGCCTGCACATGATGAAGTGTTAATGAAACCGCGGGTCGCACCTTTCAATGAGGCTGATTCTCTGGGCACAATCTATCCTACTAGAAAGGATACCCTTGGAGGATTTAGTGTACATGTTCCTTACGTTTCAAGGATGAGAAGGGGGCGCCCTAGGAAGGACTTCATTTCATTTGCG GATAAGGAACCCTCGGTTGAACCTAAAGGGATTCAGACAGCAGTTGAGGTGATATTGGAGAAAGATGGTGACAAGGGAAACCACCTGAGGAAAGCACCTGAAGTTCCAGTAAAG GTAAGTTCTGAGAAAGGGCATATAGAAGCAGTTGATAGTGAAGGGGTTCGGAACCTACAAGCAAAGCTTTACAGTGCTGTTGCCAAACCTAAAATAAACCGGGGTTTAACGCGGAAGCATCATCGAGCATGGACATTGTGTGAGGTCGTGAAGCTGGTTGATGGTGTGGCTCGGTTTGGAGCTGGCAAGTGGTCTGAGATCAGAAAACTGTCCTTTGCCTCATATTCTTACCGCACTTCAGTGGATCTCAAG GACAAATGGCGTAACCTGATCAGAGCAACCAAGACACAGCTTCCGGCACAAAAAGAC CAGGGTGCCTGTCCGCGGAAGATTAACCCTTCTATCATACCAATACCACCATCCATTTTGTTGCGAGTGAAGGAGC
- the LOC110434400 gene encoding uncharacterized protein LOC110434400 isoform X2 — MEVDNSHGTLINKSEENDFEKKGTSDPVVYQLVRVEGDGTLVPATEDDVLQFEHFLHNDEKVDLPSIEDVGHVEEFFNNDCMLLKKPDLEDGSSKLETVEVHTQKLGADLEENRLQSLDDSLSPPSECRVIHSQHSDKLLTEQGDNVTRQDNASTETTKSTVLNESCSAEKDKADACSRPVCDTSTDPSVSGVNSSMPDFSILRGEVCLDDLTIRELQEAFRATFGRQTTVKDKIWLKRRITMGLTNSYDVPSSGCVVKDYKIVGKDAKKDISDMDERSKIGLRATSLVIYPGNDGDSPSSSYYQSEDQQDSSKRVERVQIHNDEPQGNLLGKQCTNKRTRKPTKRYIEELSDIETHDSTVKISSPAKRPAHDEVLMKPRVAPFNEADSLGTIYPTRKDTLGGFSVHVPYVSRMRRGRPRKDFISFADKEPSVEPKGIQTAVEVILEKDGDKGNHLRKAPEVPVKVSSEKGHIEAVDSEGVRNLQAKLYSAVAKPKINRGLTRKHHRAWTLCEVVKLVDGVARFGAGKWSEIRKLSFASYSYRTSVDLKDKWRNLIRATKTQLPAQKDGACPRKINPSIIPIPPSILLRVKELNELQSQGGGFTAPVKFSGQDRKVLQGKGSGFL; from the exons ATGGAAGTTGACAACTCACATGGCACTCTAATTAATAAAAGTGAAGAGAATGACTTTGAAAAGAAAGGCACTTCTGATCCTGTGGTTTATCAGCTAGTTCGG GTTGAAGGTGATGGAACACTTGTTCCTGCTACAGAGGATGATGTTTTGCAGTTTGAACATTTCCTTCataatgatgagaaggttgaTCTTCCTTCTATTGAAGATGTAGGCCATGTGGAAGAGTTTTTCAACAATGACTGCATGTTACTGAAGAAGCCTGACTTGGAAG ATGGATCTTCCAAATTGGAGACTGTAGAAGTACACACACAAAAATTGGGTGCCGACTTAGAG GAAAACAGATTACAGTCATTGGATGATTCCCTTAGTCCTCCCTCAGAGTGTAGAGTTATTCATAGTCAGCATTCAGATAAATTGCTTACAGAACAAGGGGACAATGTGACTCGACAGGACAATGCTTCAACTGAGACTACAAAATCAACAGTGTTAAATGAATCTTGCAGTGCTGAAAAAGACAAGGCTGATGCCTGCTCAAGACCTGTGTGCGACACATCTACGGATCCATCTGTTTCTGGAGTTAATAGTTCCATGCCTGATTTTTCCATATTAAGAGGAGAAGTCTGTTTGGATGATCTTACTATTAGAGAACTTCAGGAGGCATTTAGAGCCACGTTTGGCCGGCAGACTACTGTCAAAGACAAGATATGGCTCAAAAGACGGATTACAATGGGCTTGACTAATTCATACGATGTTCCTAGTTCAGGTTGTGTAGTTAAAGACTACAAAATTGTTGGCAAGGATGCCAAAAAAGACATATCAGACATGGATGAAAGATCTAAGATTGGGCTTAGAGCTACTTCTCTAGTTATATATCCAGGAAACGATGGGGACTCGCCGTCTAGCTCTTACTATCAGAGTGAGGACCAGCAAGATTCTTCCAAGAGAGTTGAAAGAGTACAAATCCATAATGATGAACCACAAGGAAATCTGCTAGGCAAGCAATGCACTAACAAGCGAACTAGAAAGCCAACAAAAAGATACATAGAGGAGCTATCAGACATTGAGACTCATGACTCCACTGTAAAAATCTCTTCACCAGCAAAAAGGCCTGCACATGATGAAGTGTTAATGAAACCGCGGGTCGCACCTTTCAATGAGGCTGATTCTCTGGGCACAATCTATCCTACTAGAAAGGATACCCTTGGAGGATTTAGTGTACATGTTCCTTACGTTTCAAGGATGAGAAGGGGGCGCCCTAGGAAGGACTTCATTTCATTTGCG GATAAGGAACCCTCGGTTGAACCTAAAGGGATTCAGACAGCAGTTGAGGTGATATTGGAGAAAGATGGTGACAAGGGAAACCACCTGAGGAAAGCACCTGAAGTTCCAGTAAAG GTAAGTTCTGAGAAAGGGCATATAGAAGCAGTTGATAGTGAAGGGGTTCGGAACCTACAAGCAAAGCTTTACAGTGCTGTTGCCAAACCTAAAATAAACCGGGGTTTAACGCGGAAGCATCATCGAGCATGGACATTGTGTGAGGTCGTGAAGCTGGTTGATGGTGTGGCTCGGTTTGGAGCTGGCAAGTGGTCTGAGATCAGAAAACTGTCCTTTGCCTCATATTCTTACCGCACTTCAGTGGATCTCAAG GACAAATGGCGTAACCTGATCAGAGCAACCAAGACACAGCTTCCGGCACAAAAAGAC GGTGCCTGTCCGCGGAAGATTAACCCTTCTATCATACCAATACCACCATCCATTTTGTTGCGAGTGAAGGAGC